Proteins encoded within one genomic window of Bacteroides sedimenti:
- the nadD gene encoding nicotinate (nicotinamide) nucleotide adenylyltransferase → MKKIKTGIFGGTFNPIHIGHLALANYICEFEELDELWFLVTPQNPLKESDFLDDNIRLELVKLAIEGYPKFLASDFEFHLPKPSYSCDTIDKLKKAYPDREFILIIGGDNWLIFDKWRDYQRIINENEIWIYPRPGSTIDKSTLPPSVKLTNVPEIDISSTFIRDGIKSGKDIRYFMHPAVYQKIKEEGYFL, encoded by the coding sequence ATGAAGAAAATAAAGACGGGTATATTCGGTGGAACATTCAATCCTATTCACATCGGGCACCTCGCACTGGCAAATTATATTTGCGAGTTCGAGGAGCTCGATGAACTATGGTTTTTAGTCACCCCGCAAAACCCGTTGAAAGAAAGCGACTTTCTGGACGACAACATTCGTCTGGAGCTGGTAAAACTGGCCATTGAAGGATATCCCAAATTCCTTGCATCTGACTTTGAGTTCCACCTGCCCAAACCTTCTTACTCCTGCGATACGATCGACAAACTGAAGAAAGCCTATCCCGACCGGGAATTCATTCTCATCATCGGCGGAGATAACTGGCTTATTTTTGATAAGTGGAGAGATTATCAGCGAATCATTAACGAGAATGAAATCTGGATTTATCCACGCCCCGGTTCAACCATAGATAAAAGCACACTTCCTCCTTCGGTAAAACTCACCAACGTGCCCGAAATAGACATTAGTTCCACCTTTATTAGAGATGGCATTAAAAGCGGAAAGGACATCCGCTATTTTATGCATCCGGCTGTTTACCAGAAAATCAAGGAAGAGGGCTATTTTTTGTAG
- the tsaB gene encoding tRNA (adenosine(37)-N6)-threonylcarbamoyltransferase complex dimerization subunit type 1 TsaB, giving the protein MSCILHIETSTAVCSVAISEDSHVIFSQEDFNGPSHAVSLGVFVDEALSFIDSRAIVLDAVAVSCGPGSYTGLRIGVSMAKGICYGRNIPLIGIPTLEVLSVPVLLYHDLPEDALICPMIDARRMEVYAAIYDRALKVKRPISADIVDENSYMEFLNEQPVYFFGNGAAKCKEKITHPNAHFIDDIHPLAKLMSPLAEKAFINGDFKDVAYFEPFYLKEFLVTKPKKLL; this is encoded by the coding sequence ATGTCTTGTATTTTACATATAGAAACCTCCACTGCCGTTTGTTCGGTAGCTATCAGTGAGGACAGCCATGTTATCTTTAGTCAGGAAGATTTCAATGGTCCGTCTCACGCAGTCTCTTTAGGCGTTTTTGTAGATGAAGCTCTTTCGTTCATCGATAGTCGTGCCATTGTGCTTGATGCCGTTGCGGTAAGTTGTGGCCCCGGGTCCTATACAGGATTAAGAATCGGAGTTTCAATGGCAAAAGGTATCTGCTATGGGCGAAACATTCCATTGATAGGCATTCCAACATTGGAAGTACTCAGCGTACCCGTGCTTCTGTATCACGATTTGCCTGAAGATGCTCTGATTTGTCCTATGATTGACGCACGCAGAATGGAAGTTTATGCAGCTATATATGATAGAGCGCTGAAGGTGAAGCGACCCATTTCTGCAGATATTGTTGATGAGAATTCATACATGGAGTTTCTTAATGAACAACCTGTTTACTTCTTTGGCAACGGAGCCGCTAAGTGCAAGGAAAAGATTACTCATCCTAATGCACATTTCATTGACGATATACACCCGTTGGCAAAACTGATGTCTCCACTGGCGGAAAAGGCATTTATTAATGGTGATTTTAAGGACGTGGCCTATTTTGAACCATTCTACCTCAAAGAGTTTCTGGTAACCAAGCCAAAGAAACTACTGTAA
- a CDS encoding biotin/lipoyl-containing protein: MEIHIGKRTAEIELLSKEGNNVRLTIDGKEFEVDVVMAENGACSILHNGKSYNAELIRSGNGKSYKVNTHFSSYNVDIVDTKAKYLRMKKKEEVRQDDKVVSPMPGKVVKIPVNEGDLVAAGETVLVIEAMKMQSNYKVTSDCYIKEILVNEGDSVNSDQQLILLDLNVEK; this comes from the coding sequence ATGGAAATACATATTGGAAAAAGAACTGCTGAAATAGAACTTCTTTCAAAGGAGGGCAATAATGTGCGCCTTACCATTGATGGAAAAGAGTTTGAAGTGGATGTGGTAATGGCGGAAAACGGAGCCTGTTCTATTCTGCATAATGGAAAGTCGTACAATGCAGAGCTTATTCGTTCGGGGAATGGGAAGAGTTACAAGGTAAATACCCACTTCTCTTCTTATAATGTGGATATCGTCGATACAAAAGCAAAGTATTTGCGAATGAAAAAGAAAGAAGAGGTGCGACAGGATGATAAAGTGGTATCACCAATGCCTGGGAAAGTGGTGAAAATACCTGTGAATGAAGGTGACCTGGTGGCTGCCGGAGAAACAGTGCTGGTTATTGAAGCCATGAAAATGCAGAGTAATTATAAAGTGACTTCCGATTGCTATATCAAAGAAATCCTGGTTAACGAGGGTGACTCTGTGAATAGTGACCAACAGCTGATATTGCTGGATTTAAATGTTGAAAAATGA
- a CDS encoding YicC/YloC family endoribonuclease has protein sequence MIQSMTGYGKATITLVDKKINVEIKSLNSKALDLSTRIAPAYREKEMEIRNEIAKSLERGKVDFSLWIDKSDADVVTPINAAVVEGYYRQIRQLSDALEIPMPNDWFKILLRMPDVMSKMETQELSEEEWAEAHKAVQEAIQHLVDFRKQEGSALEKKFREKIANIRSLLESVSPHEAERIEKIKTRIMDALEKTASVDFDKNRLEQELIYYIEKLDINEEKQRLANHLTYFINTMEEGSGQGKKLGFIAQEMGREINTLGSKSNNAEMQKIVVQMKDELEQIKEQVLNVM, from the coding sequence ATGATACAATCAATGACCGGCTACGGGAAAGCCACTATCACCCTGGTTGACAAGAAGATTAACGTTGAAATAAAGTCACTCAACAGTAAAGCTCTGGATTTATCAACACGTATCGCTCCTGCCTATCGGGAAAAGGAGATGGAGATACGTAATGAAATAGCAAAATCGCTTGAAAGAGGCAAGGTTGATTTCAGCCTTTGGATAGACAAGAGCGATGCAGATGTGGTTACTCCAATCAATGCAGCTGTTGTAGAAGGTTACTACAGACAAATCAGACAGCTATCTGATGCGTTGGAAATTCCGATGCCGAACGATTGGTTTAAAATATTGCTTCGCATGCCCGATGTGATGTCCAAGATGGAGACTCAGGAGCTTTCTGAGGAAGAGTGGGCAGAGGCACACAAAGCAGTACAAGAAGCTATTCAGCACTTGGTAGACTTCCGCAAACAGGAAGGTTCGGCTCTGGAAAAGAAATTCCGGGAGAAAATTGCGAACATCCGGTCATTACTCGAGTCGGTATCACCACATGAAGCAGAGCGTATAGAAAAGATAAAGACACGCATCATGGATGCACTGGAAAAGACAGCCAGTGTAGATTTTGATAAGAACCGCCTTGAACAGGAACTCATCTATTATATTGAGAAGCTGGACATCAATGAGGAGAAGCAGAGACTAGCCAACCACCTGACCTACTTTATCAATACAATGGAAGAGGGCAGCGGACAAGGAAAGAAGCTAGGTTTTATCGCTCAGGAGATGGGGCGTGAAATCAATACCCTCGGAAGCAAATCCAACAATGCGGAGATGCAGAAAATAGTGGTTCAGATGAAAGACGAACTAGAACAAATCAAAGAACAAGTTTTAAACGTAATGTAA
- the gmk gene encoding guanylate kinase, with protein MKGKLIIFSAPSGAGKSTMINYLLKQGLKLAFSISATSRPPRGTEQHGVEYFFLSPEEFRQRINNDEFLEYEEVYKDRFYGTLKEQVEKQLAAGQNVIFDVDVVGGCNIKNFYGDRALSVFIQPPSMEVLRERLVGRGTDEPSVIENRLAKAEFELSFADKFDVVIINDNLEEARNKALKVIQDFLNR; from the coding sequence ATGAAAGGAAAGTTAATTATATTTTCAGCACCTTCCGGGGCTGGCAAGTCAACCATGATTAACTACCTGTTGAAACAGGGCCTTAAACTTGCCTTTTCAATTTCAGCAACCAGCCGTCCGCCTCGTGGGACCGAACAGCATGGAGTGGAATATTTCTTTCTTTCACCGGAAGAGTTTCGTCAGCGAATCAACAACGATGAATTCCTGGAATACGAAGAGGTGTACAAAGACCGTTTCTACGGCACCCTGAAAGAACAAGTCGAAAAACAGCTGGCTGCCGGTCAGAATGTGATATTCGATGTCGACGTGGTTGGCGGATGTAATATCAAGAATTTCTACGGAGACCGCGCGCTTTCTGTATTCATACAACCCCCTTCCATGGAAGTGCTTCGTGAGCGTCTTGTAGGAAGAGGAACCGACGAGCCTTCAGTTATCGAAAATCGTCTTGCAAAAGCGGAATTCGAACTAAGTTTTGCCGATAAGTTCGATGTCGTGATAATAAACGACAATCTGGAAGAGGCACGTAACAAAGCACTTAAGGTAATCCAAGACTTCCTAAATAGATAA
- a CDS encoding metallophosphoesterase, whose product MKRCIFTYIILIGLALTSCSTTKNLSRRGAQHVKRYEFSHQDLPKAFDGFRIAFISDLHYKSALQEKGLVKLVHQLQAVNPDLLLMGGDYQEGCQYVKELFDRLSEVHPQYGIAGVLGNNDYERCHDEIVTEMQRHGMRVLEHLCDTITKEGQRIIVAGVRNPFDLKINGVSPTLDLKPEDFVVLLTHTPDYVEDVDVSNTDLALAGHTHGGQITLFGIYAPVTPSHYGRKFLKGKKKTSAKVPVIITNGIGTSSKNIRMFAPSEIVVIELRCKSPEFHYKK is encoded by the coding sequence ATGAAAAGATGCATTTTTACATATATTATTTTAATAGGATTGGCACTGACATCCTGCTCCACCACAAAGAATCTTTCGCGGCGGGGGGCTCAGCATGTAAAAAGGTATGAGTTCTCTCATCAGGATCTTCCGAAAGCATTCGATGGGTTTCGTATTGCCTTTATTTCCGACTTGCATTATAAGAGTGCGTTGCAGGAGAAGGGATTGGTAAAGTTGGTGCATCAGTTGCAGGCTGTCAATCCCGATTTGTTGCTGATGGGTGGAGATTACCAGGAGGGTTGTCAGTATGTGAAAGAGCTGTTCGACCGCCTGTCGGAGGTTCACCCTCAATATGGTATTGCCGGAGTATTGGGAAACAATGATTACGAACGTTGTCACGACGAGATTGTGACGGAAATGCAGCGGCACGGCATGCGGGTGCTAGAGCATCTTTGTGACACGATAACCAAAGAAGGGCAACGGATAATTGTTGCAGGGGTGCGTAATCCGTTCGATTTGAAAATCAATGGCGTTTCGCCCACTCTTGATTTGAAGCCGGAAGATTTTGTTGTTTTGCTAACCCATACACCCGATTATGTGGAGGATGTGGATGTTTCGAATACTGACCTCGCTCTGGCAGGGCATACGCATGGCGGGCAGATCACTTTGTTCGGGATTTATGCTCCTGTAACTCCTTCTCATTATGGCAGGAAGTTCCTGAAAGGGAAAAAGAAAACATCGGCTAAGGTGCCGGTGATTATTACCAACGGCATTGGCACTTCGTCGAAGAACATCAGAATGTTTGCGCCTAGTGAAATAGTAGTGATTGAACTGCGTTGCAAGAGTCCGGAATTCCACTACAAAAAATAG
- a CDS encoding acyl-CoA carboxylase subunit beta, translating into MEKEKIYNRFLEKDKIAELGGGVNRVEKQHQAGKMTARERIEMLLDKGTFTELDKLMVHRCTNFGMDKNIIPGDGVVSGYGKIDGRLVFVYAYDFTVYGGTLSATNSRKIVKVQELALKNGAPVIALNDSGGARIQEGVESLTGYASIFYQNTMASGVIPQISAILGPCAGGACYSPALTDFIFMVKEKSHMFVTGPDVVKTVTHEEVSKEELGGAYTHSSKSGVTHFLSNSEEELLMGIRELLSFLPSNNMEDAPLSAATDDIRREEESLENVVPTDPNIPYDIKDIIEPVMDDHYFFEVMPHFARNAVIGFGRLGGKSVGVIANQPAYLAGVLDIDASDKIARFIRFCDCFNIPLVTFEDVPGFLPGCIQEHNGIIRHGAKIVYAYAEATVPKVTLITRKAYGGAYIVMASKQTGADVNLAYPNAEIAVMGAEGAVNILFRNADEEAKKQAIEDYKTNFANPYQAAELGYIDEIILPRQTRFKLIQALEMAHNKMQTNPPKKHGNMPL; encoded by the coding sequence ATGGAAAAAGAAAAAATATATAACCGTTTTCTGGAAAAGGATAAAATAGCCGAATTGGGTGGAGGCGTGAACAGGGTTGAAAAGCAGCATCAGGCTGGCAAAATGACTGCCCGCGAACGTATTGAGATGTTGCTGGATAAGGGAACCTTTACAGAACTGGATAAGCTAATGGTACATCGTTGCACTAATTTTGGAATGGATAAGAATATAATTCCGGGAGATGGTGTGGTTTCAGGATATGGAAAGATTGATGGACGGCTGGTGTTTGTATATGCATACGATTTTACTGTGTATGGCGGAACGTTGAGTGCAACAAACTCACGCAAGATTGTTAAAGTACAGGAACTGGCTCTGAAAAACGGAGCGCCTGTTATTGCTCTGAACGATTCTGGTGGAGCCCGTATTCAGGAAGGGGTAGAGAGCCTGACTGGCTATGCTTCTATCTTTTACCAGAACACCATGGCTTCGGGAGTAATTCCTCAGATCTCGGCAATATTGGGTCCCTGTGCAGGCGGGGCTTGCTACTCTCCTGCATTGACCGACTTTATTTTTATGGTGAAAGAGAAAAGTCATATGTTTGTTACCGGGCCTGATGTGGTGAAAACGGTAACTCACGAAGAGGTAAGTAAAGAAGAGCTTGGGGGTGCTTATACTCACAGCAGTAAGAGTGGGGTTACTCACTTCCTGAGCAATTCGGAAGAAGAATTGCTGATGGGTATCCGTGAGCTGCTGAGCTTCCTTCCTTCCAACAACATGGAAGATGCTCCTTTGTCTGCAGCTACTGATGATATCCGACGTGAAGAGGAGTCGCTGGAGAATGTAGTCCCGACCGACCCTAACATTCCTTATGACATCAAAGATATCATTGAACCGGTAATGGACGACCACTATTTCTTTGAAGTAATGCCTCACTTTGCCAGAAATGCTGTAATTGGTTTTGGTCGCCTTGGTGGAAAATCAGTCGGTGTGATAGCTAATCAGCCCGCTTATCTGGCCGGTGTGCTTGATATAGATGCTTCCGATAAGATTGCACGTTTCATACGTTTCTGTGATTGTTTCAATATTCCGTTGGTTACCTTTGAAGATGTGCCGGGATTTCTTCCGGGTTGCATACAAGAACACAACGGTATAATCCGTCATGGGGCGAAAATTGTATATGCATATGCCGAAGCAACGGTCCCTAAAGTAACCCTGATTACCAGAAAAGCGTACGGAGGAGCATATATTGTGATGGCAAGCAAACAGACAGGTGCAGATGTAAACCTGGCTTATCCGAATGCTGAAATTGCAGTGATGGGGGCCGAAGGAGCCGTGAATATTCTCTTCAGAAATGCTGATGAAGAAGCTAAGAAACAGGCAATTGAGGATTATAAAACCAACTTTGCCAATCCGTATCAAGCAGCAGAATTGGGATACATTGATGAAATTATTCTTCCGCGTCAAACTCGCTTTAAACTGATTCAGGCGTTGGAGATGGCTCATAACAAGATGCAGACTAACCCGCCGAAAAAGCACGGAAATATGCCATTATAA
- a CDS encoding DUF4290 domain-containing protein: protein MEYNTQQRVLPLPEYGRSIQNMVDYALTIEDRAERQRCANTIINIMGNMFPHLRDVPDFKHKLWDHLAIMADFKLDIDFPFEIIKKDNLITKPDMIPYPSSKIRYRHYGRTLEKLIKIASDYPEGNEKKQLIALVANHMKKSFMNWNKDVVDDRKIFDDLKDYSRGKIEVDEDTLKLMETRTILSRKTKVNNNQRRYSK, encoded by the coding sequence ATGGAATATAACACTCAACAAAGAGTATTACCGCTTCCCGAATACGGACGAAGCATTCAGAACATGGTTGATTATGCTCTGACAATTGAAGACAGAGCCGAAAGACAGCGTTGTGCAAATACCATTATAAACATCATGGGGAATATGTTTCCTCATTTGCGCGATGTACCCGATTTTAAACATAAACTTTGGGATCACTTGGCTATCATGGCCGACTTCAAACTGGATATCGATTTTCCATTCGAAATAATTAAAAAAGATAATCTGATTACTAAACCGGATATGATTCCATACCCAAGTTCCAAAATCAGGTATCGTCACTATGGACGTACATTGGAAAAACTGATTAAGATTGCGTCTGATTATCCGGAAGGAAATGAGAAAAAACAACTGATTGCTTTGGTGGCCAATCATATGAAGAAAAGCTTCATGAACTGGAATAAGGATGTTGTAGACGACCGGAAGATCTTTGATGATCTGAAAGATTATTCACGTGGTAAGATTGAAGTGGACGAAGATACGTTGAAACTGATGGAGACAAGGACTATCCTTAGTCGGAAAACAAAGGTGAATAATAATCAACGTCGTTATTCAAAATAA
- the accC gene encoding acetyl-CoA carboxylase biotin carboxylase subunit, with product MIRRILVANRGEIAVRVMRSCREMEIESIAIFSEADRTAKHVLYADEAYCVGGAASKDSYLNVEKIIEIAKAHQVDAIHPGYGFLSENSLFANRCKEEGIIFIGPDAGTMDAMGDKISARKQMIAADVPVVPGTEQSLRDVKEAIDVCNKIGYPVMLKASMGGGGKGMRLIHNESEVEEAYTTAKSEALSSFGDDTVYLEKFVEEPHHIEFQILGDNYGNVVHLCERECSVQRRNQKIVEESPSPFITAELREMMGKAAVAAAKAVNYVGAGTIEFLVDKNRNFYFLEMNTRLQVEHPITEEVLGVDLVKEQIHIANGIPLRFNQEDIVQRGHAIECRICAEDTEFNFMPCPGVIRQITEPNGIGVRIDSYVYEGYEIPIHYDPMIGKLIVWATTRKYAIERMRRVLHEYKITGVKTNIGYLRSIMDTPDFVKGAYDTGFIQKNTGLLLKGIPTDEEETENIAMVATYIDYLMNLEENNSNVSTDNRPISRWREFGLHKGVLRI from the coding sequence ATGATTAGAAGAATCTTGGTTGCTAACCGTGGCGAGATTGCGGTGAGAGTTATGCGCTCCTGCAGGGAAATGGAGATTGAATCGATTGCGATTTTCTCTGAAGCCGACCGGACGGCAAAACATGTCTTGTATGCTGATGAAGCCTATTGTGTAGGTGGAGCAGCATCAAAAGACAGCTATCTGAATGTAGAAAAAATCATCGAAATTGCCAAAGCTCATCAGGTGGATGCAATCCATCCGGGCTATGGTTTCCTCTCTGAAAACTCCCTTTTTGCCAATCGCTGCAAGGAAGAAGGTATAATCTTTATAGGGCCTGATGCTGGAACAATGGATGCGATGGGTGATAAGATATCTGCACGTAAGCAGATGATTGCAGCTGATGTACCTGTTGTTCCTGGTACTGAACAGAGCCTGAGAGATGTGAAAGAGGCAATCGATGTATGTAATAAAATTGGCTATCCGGTGATGCTGAAGGCATCGATGGGCGGTGGCGGAAAAGGGATGAGGCTGATTCACAATGAAAGCGAAGTCGAAGAGGCTTATACTACAGCAAAATCGGAGGCACTCTCATCATTTGGTGATGATACCGTATACCTGGAAAAGTTTGTGGAAGAACCTCACCATATTGAATTCCAGATTTTGGGTGATAATTATGGGAATGTGGTTCATCTGTGTGAAAGAGAGTGCTCTGTACAACGACGCAATCAGAAGATTGTAGAGGAGAGTCCATCTCCATTTATTACTGCGGAGTTGAGGGAAATGATGGGAAAAGCGGCGGTTGCTGCAGCAAAGGCTGTGAACTATGTCGGTGCCGGAACAATTGAGTTTTTGGTGGACAAGAACCGTAACTTCTACTTCCTGGAAATGAATACCCGGCTGCAGGTAGAGCATCCTATAACAGAAGAGGTGCTTGGCGTGGATTTGGTAAAAGAACAGATTCACATTGCCAACGGCATTCCTTTGCGTTTTAACCAGGAAGATATCGTGCAGCGTGGACATGCCATTGAATGCCGTATTTGTGCCGAAGATACTGAATTTAATTTTATGCCTTGTCCGGGTGTGATTCGACAGATAACAGAGCCTAATGGTATAGGCGTTCGCATTGATAGTTATGTGTACGAAGGATATGAAATTCCGATTCATTACGACCCGATGATTGGTAAACTGATTGTATGGGCTACTACCCGTAAATATGCTATCGAACGGATGCGCCGGGTGCTTCACGAGTACAAGATAACCGGAGTTAAAACTAATATTGGTTACCTGAGAAGCATCATGGATACTCCGGACTTTGTAAAAGGTGCTTATGATACCGGCTTTATACAGAAGAATACAGGATTGCTGTTGAAAGGCATTCCTACTGACGAGGAAGAAACCGAAAATATTGCAATGGTGGCAACGTATATAGACTATCTGATGAATCTGGAAGAAAATAACTCGAATGTATCTACCGATAATCGTCCTATCAGCCGCTGGCGTGAGTTTGGTTTACACAAAGGGGTATTGAGAATCTAA